From Malaya genurostris strain Urasoe2022 chromosome 2, Malgen_1.1, whole genome shotgun sequence:
TTATAATTCCAGCTGTGTTTCGTACTCGGATTCTGAAACAAATACACCGTGGTCATCCTGGAATAGAGCGCATGAAATCAGTTGCTCGTGGTATTGTTTACTGGCCTGGTATTGACGAAGAAATCCAGAACTTTGTTCGACGTTGCTCTATATGTGCCAGTTCAGCTAAATCACCACCACAGGTTCAGCCTCAGCCCTGGCCGAAAGCAGATGGTCCATGGAAACGAATTCATTTGGACTATGCAGGTCCTATTGAGGGAATGTATTACCTGGTCATTATTGATTCTTTCAGCAAACGGccagaaatgtttcaaacgcgCTCGATGACGACGTTTTCTACAATTGGatttttaaatgaaacattCGCAAGGTATGGAATTCCCGACACAATCGTCTCGGATAATGGAACTCAGTTCTGTAGCAGTCAATTTAAACAGTTCTGTGAGCTTTCCGGTATAATACACATTCGCACCGCACCCTATCATCCACAATCAAACGGACAGGCGGAGCGTTTTGTGGATACTCTCAAGCGTTCACTGAAGAAAATTGCGAAAGGGGAGAATATACCATCATCTGATGCTCTACAAACGTTTCTTCAAGTATATCGATCAACACCATGTATCAGTCTGGAAGGGAAATCTCCGGCAGAAATCATGTTAGGTCGACCAATGAAGACTACACTCGATTTGTTGCGATGTACAACGTTTCAACAAGTTAGTCCATCACCAGTCGCATATCCTCAACGATCATCATCCTTCACAGTTGGTGCGCTTGTGTATGCTAAGGTGTACACAAATGCAAGTAATTGGAACTGGAATCCTGGAAAAATCATTGAAGTTATAGGAAAAGTGAATTTTAATGTTCTCTTGGATCAAGCCTCATGTCGTCGGAAACTCATTCGTACTCATGCAAATCAATTACGACTTAGATTCAATGGTGAACAACAATTTACAAATCAAGTTCATTTATCTCTAGAAGAATTAATTCACGATTTTGGATTGCCCGTTCCTACTCAAACAAGCTGTATTCAAGAACCAGTCGAAAATTCCAGATCAAATCAAGGAAGTTCATCTAACAGCCTAAATGATACCATGAGAGCAATTACACCACCTTATTCGACTTCGACGCcgataaattttcaacaagctAATCCTACTGTCAGGCCTACCAGATCTTCCAAACCTCCCAGACGTTTAGAAGACTACATTCGATACTGAATTAAAGGGGGAGATGTTACATACAGAGAGGATAATCATGTATGCCGTGATTGAATGAATATCGAAGCTGACAGCGAGGaaagaaaaattattcattctgttaCATGTTCTCGTTAAAACAAGACGCAATTATACGATTAAGCATTTTGCCATCTTTTATTCGTATGTAACATTATGTCACATCTTCCGATGGGGATAAGTGGCATTTTGGTCATCCAACTGTTTAAGTCACTTCTAGTGTTTTGTTcagtaatttttgataattcatCATAAGCCCGGCGAACGACccaactaggttaaagccgggtataaataaacgatataaattaattgaattcatcataaaaaCTTCTAGACCAGAATAACGAttccatatttaaaaaattttcgagaaCAAAAGATGAATTCATGAGGAGCGCAGAATATGTGTGATGTTTTTGATGTTCATTAGATATGGTCGTGTTTCGGGTATGGGTATGTTATTCTGTGCTTGAGGATTTATTAGACAAATTATGTAATATATCGACTCCTGAAAATTGTTCTCTGTGCTGTGCTCAACTGTGTTTTCATCAATCAGTTCAACTTTCGTTATgcataaataaacaatttggaAATAAGAAGTAGAAAAGTCGATTTCCTGTGAGGCTGTCAACGTGCGAGCACGTCGAGAAGAAAACAATCACTTGATTAGGATTTGTAGTTAGGTCATCTTGAACTTTCCAAAAGATAGTACAATGTTCAGTATTTACTATTGTTATATACATTTCTTTATTTTGATGTTAGTTACCTAATTATAGAACAAAAATTAGAAACTACTCTATGCGATCCTGACAAACGACGACGTGCTTATCATACGTTGTTTTACGAGCAAACTTCTTCGAACAGTGACACTCGAACGGATAGTTACCGGTGTGACTCATCTCGTGCCGTTTTTTGTCACTGCAATAAGCAAAACTACGCTCACAGTAGCTGCAGGAATAGGGTTTCTGCTTCGAGTGCACCTTATAGTGTTCCTTAAGGTGagagttatttttgaattgtTTCGGACAATCGGGACAGGCATAGAAAAATGTGTCCTGATGTTTGCGCATATGCATTTTAAGATTAGACTTCCGATGGAATCGCAGCCCGCAGACTGTGCATTCTTCTCGTTTTTCATTGTGCAACAGTTGATGACTTCGAAGGTCGATACtttttttgaacgatttgtcGCACTTGTCGCATTGGAAATTTCGCTGATCGGAATGAACGAGTTCATGGCTGGTAAGCTTAGATCGAGTATCGAATGCTCTATTACAAATCGAGCAGACAAAATTCTTCGGTCTATAAACAAACCGTTGGTGGATTCGTAGACTTTCCAATGTGCGAAATAGCTTATAGCAAACATCGCATTGCAGTGGCCGGGATGCGTCAACAGCACTTTTGCGTATCGCgtgtttttcttcactatgtAGTCGAAGGTCTTCTTCATTTTGAAACGATTCATGACAACCACAAcaaatttttaccaatttttgaATCGATGACAAAGAAATTGATTCGCCATGCACGTCGTGCATGTGTAATCGTTTCTCCCTCTGTGAGAAGCAGACTTGCAGGCACAATGGACAATGCGATAATTTACGATTGTGCAGAGATAAGCTCTTTGCGGTATGAAACCGAGCATAGCAACGAGAACATTCATATGGTTTTTCCCTGCTTTCTCGTTCTCTGTGGACTAAATGAACCTCATAAGTGTGCATTTCTAGTTCTTGATGGGTATTGAGAATGGCTTTGCAACGTATTCCGCAACAAATAAACTTCTTACCAGAACCTTGACAATCATCTGGAGTGCTTGCCTGATTGACTTCATCTTGTTCAGATTCTAAAGCTTGATCATTGCCGACGGATGCTTCACGTTGCGAATCGATCTTGAATTCATCGTCCAGGTATTCTACTAGAAATTCATCTATCTCTTCGTCATCGTTTTCATTAAACATCAATTGAGATTCTACCATATCTGATTCTTCGATTAATGTTGCGAACGGTTCTTCGACCTTAGTAATATTGATTTGTTCATCGTATTCTTTACGATTTGATGATTCGTTTGCTTCAGGCAATATAACGTTCACTGATCCAGAACTTGATAGAGACTTCATTTCTGGATTAAGTTTTGAAATTGTGACACAATTTTCTACCGACTCAGCAAAAGGATCTTTTTCCGATGCCGATGCCGATTTAATACTTTGTGCGACCGAACAATATACTTCCTCGTCCGGATCATCTCCTGCATTGCtatacaaaacaaaataaataatcGAAATTCTACGAACAGTTTTTATTGTTCTCACCTTTCTTTGCAAAATGCTTGCGCCGTGCGTAACTCAGCATCGGACCGACGACATTTATTTACAAACAAGTACGCATTTAGAGCTTCGTCGACGCATCTGGAACATGCATCTTCTGGCAAACCGTCGTCTTCGTATATCTAAAACAGAAAATATCGAGTCCATCCTTCTGAGATAGAATCATAACAAGCTTACCTCGATTCTGGCACAAAATCGAATGATTTCCGCTAGCTTCGTTCCTCGGCGTTTTGTAAACAGTGACACACAATTCTCCTCATGTCGCAAACAAATACGACACTCCTTTGAAGTCATATTACGCAAGTAATTTTTTACGAGTACGATATGGAATCTTTATTAATCAACCTAAACCCTTTTTAACTGAAACAATAACAAATACATTTGTAACGGTCATGAATTACGTTACCGAATTTTTGCAGTTCACAATCGCTACAATTTCTACAATGTAGAAGAGAAAATGACGTCTTGTTAAACCCAAATTTTAACGCAGTCGTTGTTACTCTGGTGCGCGATTGTACAGCAAACAAAAATGTTAAACAATAGCGCATTGGTCGAAAATTCCTTTTGAAATCTAAAACGTAGATTTTGTACGTTCCCTAATCTGAAATCTTTCCAGCGGACAGTTCCCATATTTACACGGAACCAGAAAACTACCTAATTTTGAATATTTCCCATCGAAACTCGGGGTTtctttagcggcccttacaagagcattatttttgtcatttttaatgatgactaagtaatgatgtatttcaaatttgatagaaatctcgtcattactgcaccattacacgttcattaaaatgatattattttttagtaatgacatttttaatgattcgtgtaagggccacttttcaatacactgataaaatcgatagtcccacgacagaagggcctaactgcaaatgggaGTCTCTCTTTGataactttctcttttgattattacggagccattattgcaaattctctaaaattttcaatataaatcgaaagcttgtagttttacattgaaaattttgcgaagagtaaagcgtcaaatataaaatgagTTCGGTAAatcgagaaagtaaacaaagagaaactgtcactttcagttaggcccttttgtcgtgggacggtcgaaattACCATGGTAATCGTTTCCACTCAGCAAGCGATTATATTTTGTTTGTcgttgagcgtttgttgaacggcatactgcacgaaataatcGTTCAGTTTGGAAGGACGGTTGGTATTGTTTTTATTcctacaaaaatagtgtgaaaattgcgTGTTATCTACATATAGAAAgcatgaaaatcgatttgagacaaaatcttcggtgagtcgatatccccgttgatcagttttgccacgaaagtagcttgctgaattttcctGCGTCATTCCAATGACtcgagtccgatcagtcgacagcgatcgggatacggtggaaGCTCCAGCGGGTTCCAccagggaaggtttcttagagcaagacgatcaaatcgtttctgaacgcgctcaatGCATAAGTTCCATGTAAGTTGATACGGACATCAAATTAGgctagcattttccagtatTGGACGAACCAAAGAGCAATATAACGCCCATGCTATCTCTCGTTGTTAATGGTTGAAATTACTACGTGGATGGTTATAATGAATATCTCAAACTGATCAAACGTACAATTTAATTTTACCAAATGATGTTAAACCTTATTATATTTCGACCCAATGTTGATTCAAACTGATATTTTGGGTTGTTCTTTTTGGTAATGACTAAAGTCAAACAAACTCTATTTTAGTTGGGACAACTAAGAATATGGTAtagacacagactaacagacaggacactcaaattagattcttcaatcattttaacggtcgtttcgaatattcctttatttgggacagtactcacatgtgtcatgatggcgccacgttaccctatcaaaaacatgctgtctgtcatctagactgggtttatttttttcatttaccaacagagttgtcatcattgcagaattacctgtaatgtattgatttgtatacgtccatgcgaatttcatgcaggatacagatttaatacatattgccaaaactatatacataattgtgcctacttctcatccttcaatgcattacaaaatcgaacccgttttgttacaatatttacttgcttctggtctcccgccacttaatttcgggtgaaaattaccaacacaatcaaaagtagtatagatgaacaacgttgagtcaaataaatggttaccttctaacatcgcgaaaaagttaaatatattatcaacgtactccaataatttattgtgatgattcattttcaaatattataatgaaatcaggcatccctgcaagcagctgatcggtgttgacaaacgaggggaaaccaactagtaaaaaaacttttacataatacaaggggtgtaccgatagtaaatagttagcgcagtacaatatagtgtacaactagtgcatcacgaaaaattattttaataataatttactcatactgtcatgtctgttagtctgtggtatagaATAACAAATTTTCTTCAGGTGCAATCAAACAATTTCAATCTCGAAACAATATGATTATACAACATGAAACcaattgaaaaatacattttgGTAGACAtcgtattaacaagatatcacgCTCTCATATTTTCCgaacaattccttttttgtgAGCATGGCCACCTCAAGTGACTTCGTAtcaaatctcgtacatagaagtaggggagatttttaatgtattgttatacactattcaattaattgtgaacatgctttttacaatagactgtataggttgttaattatcgtaacaattcaaattataaaattttcccATACacattttcttggaaaacaatcaaatgtacagtttgcatattgtctgaaacaccacgtgtacaataaattcaattgtagaatcgtataaacaatatattgaatcgttggaaatgaaaaaaaaaattttagtcaagatacaataaaatgtattgttacccatatatctaattgtgaatcaattgtttatgctgtaaaatcaatggtttattttttacggGTACGTACCCATACAATTAACATGatgtgttgaatgtgatgccgtgcgatgggtttggtgaactgaagattgatttcgctctaagctgacaggg
This genomic window contains:
- the LOC131430348 gene encoding zinc finger protein ZFP2-like, which produces MTSKECRICLRHEENCVSLFTKRRGTKLAEIIRFCARIEIYEDDGLPEDACSRCVDEALNAYLFVNKCRRSDAELRTAQAFCKESNAGDDPDEEVYCSVAQSIKSASASEKDPFAESVENCVTISKLNPEMKSLSSSGSVNVILPEANESSNRKEYDEQINITKVEEPFATLIEESDMVESQLMFNENDDEEIDEFLVEYLDDEFKIDSQREASVGNDQALESEQDEVNQASTPDDCQGSGKKFICCGIRCKAILNTHQELEMHTYEVHLVHRERESREKPYECSRCYARFHTAKSLSLHNRKLSHCPLCLQVCFSQREKRLHMHDVHGESISLSSIQKLVKICCGCHESFQNEEDLRLHSEEKHAIRKSAVDASRPLQCDVCYKLFRTLESLRIHQRFVYRPKNFVCSICNRAFDTRSKLTSHELVHSDQRNFQCDKCDKSFKKSIDLRSHQLLHNEKREECTVCGLRFHRKSNLKMHMRKHQDTFFYACPDCPKQFKNNSHLKEHYKVHSKQKPYSCSYCERSFAYCSDKKRHEMSHTGNYPFECHCSKKFARKTTYDKHVVVCQDRIE